Proteins co-encoded in one Ponticoccus alexandrii genomic window:
- a CDS encoding NAD(P)H-hydrate epimerase: MTEVLTAARMRAVERAAMESGRVTGLELMERAGQGVVEAILEHWPDGRRAVVLCGPGNNGGDGFVVARLLAGLGWQVEVLLLGGADRLPPDAKVNCDRWRRMGPVSGLTDGRMDGYAEDNPGVDVAVDAIFGIGLTRPFLSLGRTQMELNLWAAASPRDSRFPGVVSIDVPSGMDADTGEYPGYTNENPLDSCIVANMTVTFHRPKIGHLTGHGPAACGKLIVKDIGL, encoded by the coding sequence ATGACCGAGGTTCTGACGGCGGCCCGGATGCGGGCAGTGGAGCGTGCCGCGATGGAAAGCGGGCGCGTGACCGGTCTGGAGCTGATGGAGCGGGCCGGGCAGGGGGTCGTCGAGGCGATTCTGGAGCACTGGCCTGACGGGCGCCGCGCGGTGGTTCTGTGCGGACCTGGCAACAACGGTGGCGACGGTTTCGTGGTCGCCCGGCTGCTGGCGGGCCTTGGCTGGCAGGTTGAGGTGCTGCTGTTGGGCGGAGCGGATCGGCTGCCGCCGGATGCGAAGGTCAATTGCGATCGCTGGCGCCGGATGGGTCCGGTGTCCGGCCTGACGGATGGGCGCATGGACGGCTATGCCGAGGACAATCCGGGCGTAGATGTAGCTGTTGACGCGATCTTCGGGATCGGTCTGACTCGTCCTTTTCTAAGCCTCGGCCGGACGCAGATGGAACTCAACCTGTGGGCGGCGGCCTCGCCGCGCGATAGCCGCTTTCCCGGCGTGGTTTCCATAGACGTGCCGAGCGGCATGGATGCCGACACCGGAGAATACCCGGGATACACGAACGAGAACCCGCTCGATTCCTGCATCGTGGCCAATATGACGGTGACCTTCCATCGTCCGAAGATCGGCCACCTGACGGGCCATGGTCCTGCGGCATGCGGGAAACTGATCGTCAAGGATATTGGGCTCTAA